From one Planococcus citri chromosome 3, ihPlaCitr1.1, whole genome shotgun sequence genomic stretch:
- the Lamtor3 gene encoding ragulator complex protein LAMTOR3-A, translating into MEEIKKFLQQIMHRVDGLYYIVISDKDGVPFIKMSSQNAPDIGSRLYLFSNFGIVAEQASKLDVGRTISITSVHSNYQVVQIYSLPLTITFVADADANTGYIQSLESQLEPLLIDLKEIVHERHEMK; encoded by the exons ATGGAG gaaataaagaaatttttgcAGCAAATAATGCACCGCGTTGATGGACTTTATTACATTGTGATCAGTGATAAAGACGGAGTTCCCTtcattaaaa TGAGTTCTCAAAATGCTCCTGATATCGGATCAAGATTATATTTATTCTCGAATTTTGGTATCGTGGCCGAACAAGCTAGCAAGTTAGATGTTGGCAGGACGATTTCTATAACGTCGGTTCATTCAAATTACCAA GTTGTTCAAATATACAGTTTGCCTCTTACCATCACGTTCGTCGCTGATGCTGATGCCAATACCGGATACATTCAGAGTTTAGAAAGCCAGTTAGAACCTTTATTGATAGATTTGAAAGAAATAGTACATGAAAGgcatgaaatgaaataa